Proteins found in one Pseudomonas mosselii genomic segment:
- the cprA gene encoding cationic peptide resistance protein CprA (CprA (cationic peptide resistance A) is an SDR family oxidoreductase by homology) codes for MNTPATGAPDTFNATQERILLTGATGFLGGAVAARMIAEGQASALCFLVRADNSAQGLQRLRDNLRQHGVDERQGLALSEAQIICGDFLDTAWLARETPRLMQIDRVINCAAVASFSKNPNIWPVNVEGTFAFAQVLSRSTRLKRFLHVGTAMCCGPQRESPISESWEFPEAAQQLVDYTASKAEIERRLREALPALPLVVARPSIVVGHRSLGCQASGSIFWVFRMGFALESFTCGLDEQIDVIPVDYCAEALIGLALKPRLGHDLYHISAGHGSACTFAEIDQAFALANGAQPVGERYRKVDVDDLKSLAGRFEARIGPANPRLVLRALRLYSGFADLNYLFDNSRLLEEGIAVPPRFTDYLDVCVRSSSGVSIATQMQWDFK; via the coding sequence ATGAACACCCCAGCCACCGGCGCGCCCGACACGTTCAACGCAACGCAGGAACGTATCCTGCTGACCGGCGCCACAGGTTTTCTCGGGGGCGCCGTCGCCGCCCGGATGATCGCCGAAGGCCAGGCCAGCGCCCTGTGCTTCCTGGTCCGCGCTGACAACTCGGCCCAGGGCCTGCAGCGCCTGCGCGACAACCTGCGCCAACACGGCGTCGATGAGCGCCAGGGCCTGGCACTGAGCGAGGCGCAGATCATCTGCGGCGATTTTCTCGACACCGCCTGGCTGGCCCGCGAGACCCCACGGCTGATGCAGATCGACCGGGTAATCAACTGCGCCGCCGTGGCGTCATTCTCGAAGAACCCCAACATCTGGCCGGTGAACGTCGAGGGCACCTTCGCCTTCGCCCAGGTGCTGAGCCGCTCCACGCGCCTGAAGCGCTTCCTGCACGTGGGCACCGCCATGTGCTGCGGCCCGCAGCGGGAGTCGCCGATCAGCGAATCCTGGGAATTCCCCGAGGCGGCCCAGCAACTGGTGGACTACACCGCCTCGAAGGCGGAGATCGAGCGACGCCTGCGTGAAGCGCTGCCCGCCCTGCCCCTGGTGGTAGCGCGGCCGTCCATCGTGGTCGGCCATCGCAGCCTCGGTTGCCAGGCGTCGGGCAGCATCTTCTGGGTGTTCCGCATGGGTTTCGCCCTGGAAAGCTTTACCTGTGGCCTGGACGAACAGATCGACGTGATCCCGGTCGACTATTGCGCCGAGGCGCTGATCGGCCTGGCTCTCAAGCCGCGCCTGGGCCATGACCTGTACCACATCTCCGCCGGCCACGGTTCGGCCTGCACCTTCGCCGAGATCGACCAGGCCTTTGCCCTGGCCAATGGCGCGCAACCGGTGGGCGAGCGTTACCGCAAGGTCGATGTCGACGACCTGAAGTCGCTGGCCGGCCGCTTCGAAGCCCGCATCGGCCCGGCCAACCCGCGCCTGGTGCTGCGCGCACTGCGCCTGTACAGCGGTTTTGCTGACCTCAACTACCTGTTCGACAACAGCCGGTTGCTGGAAGAAGGCATCGCCGTGCCGCCACGCTTCACCGACTACCTGGACGTGTGTGTCAGGTCGTCCAGCGGCGTGAGCATCGCCACGCAGATGCAGTGGGATTTCAAGTAA
- the pdeM gene encoding ligase-associated DNA damage response endonuclease PdeM yields MTHPVHQVVQVAGSELWLLAGKAVWWPEQRTLLVADLHLGKAAGYRALGQPVPSGTTAENLQRLDTLLSGFACRQLVLLGDFLHSAAGRTPRTLAALAEWRGRHPTLPMLLVRGNHDRHAGDPPAQLGIEVVPEPLLLGPFALQHEPIPFPGRHVLAGHVHPAYRLRGRGRQQVRLPCFSVSEHLTLLPAFGSFTGGFTVQATVGQRVFVIGDGGIWEAP; encoded by the coding sequence ATGACCCACCCCGTTCACCAGGTCGTACAGGTGGCCGGCAGCGAACTCTGGCTGCTCGCAGGCAAGGCAGTGTGGTGGCCTGAGCAACGTACCTTGCTGGTCGCCGACCTTCATCTGGGCAAGGCCGCCGGTTACCGGGCGCTGGGCCAGCCGGTGCCCAGTGGCACCACCGCTGAAAACCTGCAGCGTCTTGACACCCTGCTGAGCGGCTTCGCCTGTCGACAGCTGGTGCTGCTCGGTGACTTCCTGCACAGCGCGGCGGGGAGGACACCTCGCACACTGGCGGCGTTGGCCGAATGGCGCGGTCGCCATCCCACACTGCCGATGCTGCTGGTGCGCGGCAACCATGACCGACATGCCGGCGATCCACCTGCGCAGCTGGGCATCGAGGTCGTTCCCGAGCCCCTGCTGCTCGGGCCGTTCGCCCTGCAGCACGAGCCGATCCCGTTTCCAGGCCGTCACGTGCTGGCGGGCCATGTGCATCCTGCGTATCGCTTGCGTGGCCGGGGCCGACAGCAGGTGCGCCTGCCCTGTTTCAGCGTGAGCGAACACCTGACCCTGCTGCCAGCATTCGGCAGTTTCACCGGCGGCTTCACCGTGCAGGCAACTGTCGGGCAGCGGGTTTTCGTCATCGGCGACGGCGGGATCTGGGAAGCACCGTGA
- a CDS encoding ligase-associated DNA damage response DEXH box helicase has translation MVTAKRPRPSSTWFAERGWKPFAFQKEVWQAVDQGESGLLHAATGAGKTYAVWFAALDRFVQPAALTTRGARKPALAPLTVLWITPMRALAADTAKALQAPLDALGIDWRVGLRTGDTGSAERARQGRRLPSALVTTPESLTLLLTQASAREAFASLRMVVVDEWHELLGNKRGVQLQLALARLRRWQPGLLVWGLSATLGNLQHARQVLMPAGRLVQGRTAKDLRIDTLLPAVFERFPWAGHLGLRMLGQVIAELEGSATTLVFTNTRSQAENWYQALLEARPDWAGLLALHHGSLSREVRDWVEQALKLGQLKAVVCTSSLDLGVDFLPVERVLQIGSAKGVARLMQRAGRSGHAPGRASRATLVPTHALELLEAAAARTAVAEGKVEARQAPEHPLDVLVQHLVSMALGDGFHAQELLAEVREAWSYRALTDAQWQWALAFIRHGGHSLTAYPDFRRAEPDASGLWQVPDARLARRHRMSVGTIVSDASLTVKFWGRGGSGSLGTIEEGFIARLRPGDTFLFAGRPLELVEVREMTVYVRRSTRRKAAIPRWNGGRMPLSGELADAMLAKLDAADQGVYDGPEMQLLRPLLQVQKAWSALPGKDTLLAETLKSREGWHLFLYPFAGRSVHLGLASLLAWRLARNVPLSFSIAVNDYGLELLCASAIDYAEALTPALFASDDLLPEVLASLNAGELARRRFREIARVAGLVFTGYPGAPKSARQLQASSGLYFDVFRQHDPDNLLLTQAHQEVLSQELDVTRLDQTLQRLRGLRLLVRPLRRATPFAFPLLVERFREGLSSEKLADRIQRMVAELEEAAGDASGTGTALAPPRVECAQPRAAAQRRHKDGRPRPKRQARNNEP, from the coding sequence ATGGTGACGGCGAAACGGCCACGGCCTTCGTCGACCTGGTTCGCCGAGCGAGGCTGGAAACCCTTCGCCTTCCAGAAGGAGGTCTGGCAGGCCGTCGATCAGGGCGAGTCGGGCCTGCTGCATGCCGCCACCGGTGCCGGCAAGACCTACGCGGTATGGTTCGCCGCGCTGGATCGCTTCGTCCAGCCAGCGGCGCTGACAACGCGTGGGGCCAGGAAACCAGCCTTGGCCCCGCTGACGGTACTGTGGATCACGCCGATGCGCGCGCTGGCTGCCGATACGGCAAAAGCCCTCCAGGCGCCCCTTGATGCGCTCGGAATAGACTGGCGCGTCGGCTTGCGCACCGGCGATACCGGTAGCGCCGAACGTGCGCGTCAGGGACGGCGACTGCCCAGCGCCCTGGTCACCACACCGGAAAGCCTGACCCTGCTGCTGACCCAGGCCAGTGCCCGCGAAGCCTTCGCCAGCCTGCGCATGGTGGTGGTCGATGAATGGCACGAACTGCTGGGCAACAAGCGCGGTGTGCAGTTGCAGCTGGCACTCGCCCGTCTGCGCCGCTGGCAACCTGGCCTGCTGGTCTGGGGGTTGTCGGCCACGCTCGGCAATTTGCAACACGCCCGGCAGGTGCTGATGCCCGCCGGCCGGCTGGTGCAAGGCCGCACCGCCAAGGACCTGCGCATCGACACCCTGCTGCCGGCTGTGTTCGAGCGCTTTCCCTGGGCCGGCCACCTGGGTCTGCGCATGCTCGGACAGGTCATCGCCGAGCTGGAGGGCAGCGCCACCACGCTGGTGTTCACCAACACGCGCTCGCAGGCGGAAAACTGGTACCAGGCGCTGCTCGAGGCCCGCCCCGACTGGGCCGGGTTACTGGCTTTGCACCATGGTTCGCTGTCGCGCGAGGTGCGCGACTGGGTCGAGCAGGCCCTCAAGCTCGGCCAGTTGAAAGCGGTAGTGTGTACCTCAAGCCTGGACCTTGGAGTGGATTTCCTGCCGGTCGAACGGGTGCTGCAGATCGGCTCGGCCAAGGGCGTGGCGCGCCTGATGCAGCGCGCCGGGCGATCCGGTCACGCACCGGGGCGAGCGTCCCGGGCGACCCTGGTACCGACCCATGCCCTGGAGCTGCTGGAGGCCGCCGCCGCGCGCACTGCGGTGGCCGAAGGCAAGGTCGAGGCGCGCCAGGCGCCCGAGCATCCGCTGGACGTGCTGGTCCAGCACCTGGTGAGCATGGCGCTTGGCGATGGGTTTCATGCCCAAGAGCTGCTCGCTGAGGTGCGCGAAGCCTGGTCGTACCGGGCGTTGACCGACGCCCAGTGGCAGTGGGCGCTGGCGTTCATCCGCCATGGCGGCCATTCGCTCACCGCCTACCCTGACTTTCGCCGTGCCGAGCCGGACGCCAGCGGCCTCTGGCAGGTACCCGACGCGCGGCTGGCGCGCCGTCACCGCATGAGCGTCGGTACCATCGTCAGCGACGCCAGCCTCACGGTGAAGTTCTGGGGCCGGGGCGGCAGCGGCTCGCTGGGCACCATCGAGGAAGGTTTCATTGCCCGCCTGCGCCCTGGGGATACTTTCCTGTTCGCCGGTCGCCCCCTGGAACTGGTGGAGGTGCGCGAAATGACGGTCTACGTGCGCCGCTCAACCCGCCGCAAAGCCGCCATTCCCCGCTGGAACGGCGGGCGCATGCCGCTTTCCGGCGAGCTGGCCGATGCCATGCTGGCCAAGCTGGATGCAGCGGACCAGGGCGTGTACGACGGCCCGGAAATGCAGCTGCTGCGCCCCCTGCTGCAGGTGCAGAAAGCCTGGTCGGCGTTGCCCGGCAAGGACACCTTGCTGGCGGAAACGTTGAAGTCGCGCGAGGGCTGGCACCTGTTCCTCTACCCCTTCGCCGGACGCTCGGTCCATCTGGGGCTCGCCAGCCTGCTGGCTTGGCGGCTGGCGCGAAATGTGCCCCTGAGTTTCTCGATCGCGGTCAACGACTACGGCCTGGAGCTGCTCTGTGCCAGCGCCATTGATTACGCCGAAGCCCTGACCCCAGCCTTGTTCGCCAGCGACGACCTGCTGCCTGAGGTGCTCGCCAGCCTTAACGCCGGCGAGCTGGCACGACGACGCTTTCGCGAAATTGCCCGGGTCGCCGGGCTGGTGTTCACCGGCTATCCCGGTGCGCCCAAGAGTGCCCGCCAGCTGCAGGCCTCGAGCGGGTTGTACTTCGATGTGTTCAGACAGCACGATCCGGACAACCTGTTGCTCACCCAGGCGCATCAGGAGGTACTCAGCCAGGAACTTGACGTAACGCGCCTGGACCAGACGCTGCAGCGCCTGCGCGGACTGCGCCTGCTGGTAAGGCCGCTACGGCGCGCGACACCGTTCGCCTTCCCGCTGCTGGTGGAGCGGTTCCGCGAAGGCCTCAGTTCGGAAAAACTGGCGGACCGCATCCAGCGCATGGTGGCCGAGCTGGAAGAGGCGGCCGGAGACGCGAGCGGCACGGGCACGGCCCTGGCGCCGCCACGGGTGGAATGTGCACAGCCTCGAGCCGCAGCCCAGAGGCGACACAAGGATGGCCGACCCCGGCCGAAACGTCAGGCACGGAACAACGAGCCATGA
- a CDS encoding ATP-dependent DNA ligase: MKAFADLYTRLDATTSSNAKLAALQLYFASAPPADAAWAVYFLAGGRPRQVVPTRLLRELAIQRCQLPEWLFEESYQAVGDLAETISLLLPESPQASEHSLVWWLEQLLPLRGLPPQALGERLQQLWALLDRQGLMVSLKLLTGAFRVGVSKLLVTRALASLAGVDAKRVAQRMVGYTDLSHRPTPQRYLALIAPESHEEHAQRGGQPYPFFLAHPLQEPVERFEALLGPAQDWLVEWKWDGIRAQLIKRDGRGWLWSRGEELITERFPELANLAAALPEGTVLDGELVICKDAVGDGFGVQPFALLQQRIGRKTLGRKLLEELPAALLAYDLLEWQGQDWRNRSQDQRRAQLEQLVDEVGDAHLRLSPRLGGEDWLALARQRESSRQLGVEGMMLKRRDSLYGVGRTRDLGVWWKWKIDPFSVDAVLIYAQRGHGRRASLYSDYTFAVWDDSAPGERVLVPFAKAYSGLTDDEMRKVDAIIRKTTVEKFGPVRSVTPTLVFELGFEGISLSRRHKSGIAVRFPRMLRWRTDKTIEQADTLATLQGLL; the protein is encoded by the coding sequence ATGAAAGCCTTCGCCGACCTCTACACCCGGCTCGACGCCACGACTTCGAGCAATGCCAAGCTTGCCGCGCTTCAGCTATACTTCGCCAGCGCCCCACCGGCCGACGCCGCCTGGGCGGTTTACTTCCTGGCCGGCGGACGCCCGCGGCAAGTGGTGCCGACCCGTCTGCTGCGCGAGCTGGCCATTCAGCGCTGCCAGTTGCCCGAGTGGCTGTTCGAGGAAAGTTACCAGGCGGTCGGCGACCTGGCCGAAACAATCTCGCTGCTGTTGCCCGAGTCGCCTCAGGCTTCGGAGCACAGCCTGGTATGGTGGCTGGAGCAGTTGCTGCCGCTACGCGGGCTGCCTCCGCAAGCACTGGGCGAACGCCTGCAGCAGCTTTGGGCGCTGCTTGACCGCCAGGGCCTGATGGTCAGCCTGAAGCTGCTCACCGGCGCGTTTCGCGTCGGCGTCTCGAAACTGCTGGTGACCCGGGCGCTGGCCAGCCTGGCCGGGGTCGACGCCAAGCGCGTGGCGCAGCGCATGGTGGGCTATACCGACCTTTCGCACCGGCCGACGCCGCAGCGCTACCTGGCCCTGATTGCCCCTGAATCCCACGAGGAGCACGCCCAGCGTGGCGGCCAACCCTACCCGTTCTTCCTGGCGCACCCGCTGCAGGAGCCGGTCGAGCGGTTCGAGGCCTTGCTCGGACCTGCCCAGGATTGGCTGGTGGAATGGAAATGGGACGGTATCCGCGCCCAGCTGATCAAGCGCGACGGGCGTGGCTGGCTCTGGTCGCGCGGCGAGGAGCTGATCACCGAGCGTTTTCCCGAGCTTGCCAACCTGGCCGCCGCGCTGCCCGAAGGCACGGTGCTCGATGGCGAACTGGTGATCTGCAAGGACGCCGTCGGCGACGGGTTCGGCGTGCAGCCGTTCGCCTTGCTGCAGCAACGCATCGGCCGCAAGACGCTCGGCAGGAAGCTGCTAGAGGAGTTGCCGGCAGCCCTGCTGGCCTATGACCTGCTGGAATGGCAAGGCCAGGATTGGCGCAACCGCAGCCAGGATCAACGTCGGGCACAGCTGGAACAACTCGTCGACGAAGTCGGCGACGCGCATTTGCGCCTGTCGCCCAGGCTGGGTGGCGAAGACTGGCTGGCGCTGGCCCGTCAGCGCGAGTCCTCCCGTCAGCTCGGCGTCGAAGGCATGATGCTCAAGCGCCGCGATTCGCTGTACGGCGTCGGGCGCACCCGCGACCTCGGCGTGTGGTGGAAATGGAAGATCGACCCGTTCAGCGTCGATGCGGTGCTGATCTACGCCCAGCGTGGCCATGGTCGCCGCGCCAGCCTGTACAGCGACTACACCTTCGCGGTGTGGGACGACAGCGCCCCGGGCGAGCGCGTCCTGGTTCCGTTCGCCAAGGCCTATTCCGGCCTCACCGACGATGAAATGCGCAAGGTCGATGCGATCATTCGCAAGACCACCGTGGAGAAGTTCGGGCCGGTGCGCAGTGTCACGCCGACCCTGGTGTTCGAACTGGGCTTCGAAGGCATCTCCCTGTCCAGGCGCCACAAGAGCGGCATTGCGGTGCGCTTCCCGCGCATGCTGCGCTGGCGCACCGACAAGACCATAGAACAGGCCGACACCTTGGCCACGCTGCAGGGGCTGCTCTGA
- a CDS encoding alpha/beta fold hydrolase → MGYVTSKDGVEIFYKDWGPRNAQVIFFHHGWPLSADDWDAQLLFFVAEGYRVVAHDRRGHGRSSQVWDGHDMDHYADDVAAVVKHLGVEGAIHVGHSTGGGEVIHYMARHPEDKVPKAAIIAAVPPLMVKTDSNPGGLPKSVFDDLQAQLKANRAQFYHDIPAGPFYGYNRPGAKADQGVILNWWRQGMMGGAQAHYDGIVAFSQTDFTESLKKVNVPVLVMHGDDDQIVPYDNSGPLSAKLLPQGILKTYKGYPHGMPTTHAQVINQDLLAFFRA, encoded by the coding sequence ATGGGATACGTCACAAGCAAAGACGGTGTCGAAATCTTCTACAAGGACTGGGGGCCGCGTAACGCCCAGGTGATTTTCTTCCACCACGGCTGGCCGCTCAGCGCCGATGACTGGGACGCCCAGCTGCTGTTCTTCGTCGCCGAAGGCTATCGCGTGGTCGCCCACGACCGCCGTGGCCATGGCCGCTCAAGCCAAGTCTGGGATGGCCACGACATGGACCACTACGCCGACGATGTGGCCGCAGTGGTCAAGCACCTGGGCGTCGAGGGCGCGATCCATGTCGGCCACTCCACCGGCGGCGGCGAGGTGATCCACTACATGGCCCGCCATCCCGAAGACAAGGTGCCCAAGGCCGCGATCATCGCTGCGGTTCCTCCCTTGATGGTCAAGACCGACAGCAACCCCGGCGGGCTGCCCAAGTCGGTATTCGATGACCTGCAGGCCCAGCTCAAGGCCAACCGGGCGCAGTTCTATCACGACATTCCGGCGGGTCCGTTCTACGGCTACAACCGCCCCGGAGCCAAGGCGGACCAGGGGGTGATCCTCAACTGGTGGCGCCAGGGCATGATGGGTGGCGCCCAGGCGCACTACGACGGCATTGTCGCATTCTCCCAGACGGACTTCACCGAGTCGCTGAAGAAAGTCAACGTCCCGGTGCTGGTGATGCATGGTGACGACGACCAGATCGTGCCCTACGACAATTCAGGGCCACTGTCGGCCAAGTTGCTGCCCCAGGGCATCCTGAAGACCTACAAGGGCTACCCCCACGGCATGCCGACCACCCACGCGCAAGTCATCAACCAGGATCTGCTGGCGTTCTTCCGCGCCTAA
- a CDS encoding MerR family transcriptional regulator, giving the protein MRIGELAKLTGLAASRIRFYEASGLISSVERKANGYRDYDADAVWVLEMITNAQAAGFSLEEIRQLLPAKAKGWQHDELLGGLKRKVEEIERLQERLARNKAQLLLVIEGIESKPEGMPCVDNSQRVLERLREELAQDKARRATDV; this is encoded by the coding sequence ATGAGAATAGGAGAGCTGGCCAAACTCACAGGGTTGGCTGCGTCGCGTATCCGTTTTTACGAGGCCAGCGGGCTGATCAGCTCGGTCGAACGCAAGGCCAATGGTTATCGCGACTACGACGCCGACGCGGTGTGGGTGCTGGAAATGATCACTAACGCCCAGGCTGCGGGATTCTCGCTGGAGGAAATCCGCCAGCTGCTGCCGGCCAAGGCCAAGGGCTGGCAGCATGACGAACTGCTGGGCGGGCTCAAGCGCAAGGTCGAGGAGATCGAGCGGCTGCAGGAGCGCCTGGCGCGCAACAAGGCGCAGCTGCTGCTGGTGATCGAGGGGATCGAGAGCAAGCCCGAGGGCATGCCTTGCGTGGACAATTCGCAACGGGTGCTGGAGCGGTTGCGCGAGGAGCTCGCCCAGGACAAGGCGCGGCGAGCTACTGACGTTTAG
- a CDS encoding NADH:flavin oxidoreductase/NADH oxidase family protein, translated as MDVFSPLTLPNGAVVPNRIAKAAMEENMADADHAPSDRLMRLYQAWAQGGAGLLISGNVMVDQRAMTGPGGVVLEDDRHLERFRQWAAVGRSKGAQFWLQINHPGRQMPASLGQQTWAPSAVALDLGNMSRHFATPRAMPPEMIDEVIRRFANSAWLAEQAGFSGVQIHAAHGYLLSQFLSPLSNQRTDQWGGSLDNRARLLLEIVKAVRAVVSPGFAVAVKLNSADFQRGGFSADDARQVVRLLNELAVDLVELSGGSYEAPAMQGQARDGRTLAREAYFLEFARDIRTVAKMPVMVTGGIRRRPVAEQVMQSGVEMVGIGTALAIAPALPRAWQAGQVVVPELRPITWKNKALASLGNMAMVKFQLRRLSEAKAPEPGVSPWWALLRQQWTDAIRARQYRRRMAQA; from the coding sequence ATGGACGTGTTCTCCCCCCTGACCCTGCCCAATGGCGCGGTCGTCCCCAACCGCATCGCCAAGGCCGCCATGGAGGAAAACATGGCCGATGCCGACCATGCGCCATCGGATCGGCTGATGCGCCTGTACCAGGCCTGGGCGCAGGGTGGCGCCGGACTGCTCATCAGCGGCAACGTCATGGTCGACCAGCGCGCCATGACCGGCCCCGGCGGCGTGGTGCTGGAGGATGACCGGCACTTGGAGCGTTTTCGCCAGTGGGCCGCCGTTGGCCGCTCGAAGGGGGCGCAGTTCTGGTTGCAGATCAACCACCCCGGCCGGCAGATGCCGGCGAGCCTCGGGCAGCAGACCTGGGCCCCCTCGGCCGTGGCGTTGGACCTGGGCAACATGTCCAGGCATTTCGCCACCCCGCGGGCGATGCCCCCGGAGATGATAGACGAGGTGATCCGGCGCTTCGCCAACTCCGCGTGGCTTGCCGAGCAGGCCGGCTTCAGCGGCGTGCAGATCCACGCGGCCCATGGCTACCTGCTCAGCCAGTTCCTTTCGCCGCTGAGCAACCAGCGCACCGACCAGTGGGGCGGCTCCCTGGACAACCGCGCGCGGCTGCTTCTGGAGATCGTCAAGGCGGTGCGCGCGGTGGTGTCGCCGGGCTTTGCCGTGGCGGTCAAGCTCAACTCGGCGGACTTCCAGCGCGGCGGCTTCAGTGCTGACGATGCCCGGCAGGTGGTGCGCCTGCTCAATGAGCTGGCGGTCGACCTGGTGGAGCTGTCCGGTGGCAGCTACGAGGCGCCGGCGATGCAGGGCCAGGCCCGGGATGGCCGCACGCTTGCGCGTGAAGCGTACTTCCTGGAGTTCGCCCGGGACATCCGCACGGTGGCGAAGATGCCGGTGATGGTCACCGGCGGTATTCGCCGTCGACCGGTTGCCGAGCAGGTGATGCAGAGCGGCGTCGAGATGGTCGGCATCGGCACCGCCCTGGCCATCGCGCCGGCCTTGCCCCGTGCGTGGCAGGCGGGGCAGGTCGTGGTGCCGGAACTGCGCCCGATCACCTGGAAGAACAAGGCGCTGGCTTCGCTGGGCAACATGGCCATGGTCAAGTTCCAGCTGCGCAGGCTAAGCGAGGCCAAGGCGCCCGAACCCGGGGTTTCGCCTTGGTGGGCACTGCTGCGCCAGCAATGGACCGATGCCATTCGCGCCAGGCAGTACCGGCGGCGCATGGCACAGGCCTGA
- the arfB gene encoding alternative ribosome rescue aminoacyl-tRNA hydrolase ArfB, whose protein sequence is MLTISNNVHLPDAEIELTYIRAQGAGGQNVNKVSSAVHLRFDIPASSLPAFYKERLLALRDSRITGDGVLIIKAQQYRTQEQNRTDALERLAELIIGAGKVEKKRRPTKPTLGSKARRLDSKSRRGTIKAGRGKVDF, encoded by the coding sequence ATGCTGACCATCTCCAACAACGTGCATCTGCCGGATGCCGAGATCGAACTGACCTACATCCGCGCCCAGGGCGCCGGCGGGCAGAACGTCAACAAGGTCTCCAGCGCCGTGCACCTGCGCTTCGACATTCCGGCCTCGTCGCTGCCCGCGTTCTACAAGGAGCGGCTGCTGGCGCTGCGCGACAGCCGCATTACCGGTGATGGCGTGCTGATCATCAAGGCCCAGCAGTACCGTACCCAGGAACAGAACCGCACGGACGCGCTGGAGCGTCTGGCCGAGCTGATCATCGGTGCCGGCAAGGTCGAGAAGAAGCGCCGGCCGACCAAGCCGACCCTCGGTTCGAAGGCCCGCCGCCTCGATTCGAAGTCCAGGCGCGGCACGATCAAGGCGGGGCGCGGCAAGGTGGACTTCTAG
- the katB gene encoding catalase KatB, whose product MIPLLKLFQPGRLLVAGSLAASLLSLSVQAATLTRDNGAPVGDNQNSQTAGPNGSVLLQDVQLLQKLQRFDRERIPERVVHARGTGAHGQFTASADISDLSMAKVFRPGEKTPVFVRFSSVVHGNHSPETLRDPRGFATKFYTADGNWDLVGNNFPTFFIRDAIKFPDMVHAFKPDPRNNLDDDSRRFDFFSHVPEATRTLTLLYSNEGTPASYREMDGNSVHAYKLVNAKGQVHYVKFHWKSLQGQKNLDPKQVAEVQSRDYSHMTHDLVSAINQGKLPKWDLYIQVLKPEELAKFDFDPLDATKIWPDVPERKIGQMVLDRNVDNFFQETEQVAMAPSNLVPGIEPSEDRLLQGRLFAYADTQMYRIGANGLSLPVNRPRAEVNTVNQDGAMNAGHTDSGVNYQPSRRQPRDEQADARYVQTPLSGSTQQAKIQREQNFKQAGELFRSYGKKDQTDLINSLGQALATADEQSRYIMLSFFYKADADYGAGLAKVAKADLERVRELAAKLKD is encoded by the coding sequence ATGATCCCTTTGCTCAAGCTGTTCCAACCCGGTCGCCTGCTGGTGGCGGGCAGCCTCGCCGCCAGTCTGCTGTCGCTGTCCGTGCAGGCCGCCACCCTGACCCGTGACAACGGCGCGCCGGTGGGCGACAACCAGAATTCGCAGACCGCCGGCCCCAACGGCTCGGTGCTGCTGCAGGACGTGCAGCTGCTGCAGAAGCTGCAGCGTTTCGACCGTGAGCGCATTCCCGAGCGCGTGGTGCATGCTCGCGGCACCGGCGCCCATGGCCAGTTCACCGCCAGTGCCGACATCAGCGACCTGAGCATGGCCAAGGTGTTCCGCCCCGGCGAGAAGACCCCGGTGTTCGTGCGCTTTTCCTCGGTGGTGCACGGCAACCACTCGCCGGAAACCCTGCGTGACCCGCGCGGCTTCGCCACCAAGTTCTACACCGCCGACGGCAATTGGGACCTGGTCGGCAACAACTTCCCGACCTTCTTCATCCGCGACGCGATCAAGTTCCCGGACATGGTCCACGCCTTCAAGCCGGACCCGCGCAACAACCTCGATGACGATTCGCGCCGCTTCGACTTCTTCTCCCATGTACCGGAAGCCACCCGCACCCTGACCCTGCTGTACTCCAACGAAGGCACGCCGGCCAGCTACCGCGAGATGGACGGCAACAGCGTGCACGCCTACAAGCTGGTCAACGCCAAGGGCCAGGTGCACTACGTCAAGTTCCACTGGAAGAGCCTGCAAGGGCAGAAGAACCTCGACCCGAAACAGGTCGCCGAGGTCCAGAGTCGCGACTACAGCCATATGACCCACGACCTGGTCAGTGCGATCAACCAGGGCAAGCTGCCGAAATGGGACCTGTACATCCAGGTGCTCAAGCCCGAGGAGCTGGCCAAGTTCGACTTCGACCCGCTGGACGCGACCAAGATCTGGCCCGACGTGCCGGAGCGCAAGATCGGCCAGATGGTGCTCGACCGCAACGTCGACAACTTCTTCCAGGAGACTGAGCAGGTGGCCATGGCGCCGTCGAACCTGGTGCCGGGCATCGAGCCATCCGAGGATCGCCTGCTCCAGGGGCGCCTGTTCGCCTACGCCGATACCCAGATGTACCGTATCGGCGCCAATGGCCTGAGCCTGCCGGTGAACCGCCCGCGTGCCGAGGTCAACACCGTCAACCAGGATGGCGCGATGAACGCCGGGCACACCGACAGCGGCGTGAACTACCAGCCGAGCCGCCGCCAGCCGCGTGACGAGCAGGCCGACGCGCGTTATGTGCAGACCCCGCTGAGCGGCAGCACCCAGCAGGCGAAGATCCAGCGCGAGCAGAACTTCAAGCAGGCGGGCGAGCTGTTCCGTTCCTACGGCAAGAAGGACCAGACCGACCTGATCAACAGCCTCGGCCAGGCACTGGCGACGGCGGACGAGCAGAGCCGCTACATCATGCTGTCGTTCTTCTACAAGGCGGATGCGGACTACGGGGCTGGCCTGGCCAAGGTGGCCAAGGCCGACCTCGAGCGGGTCCGGGAGTTGGCGGCGAAGCTCAAGGACTGA